From one Humulus lupulus chromosome 8, drHumLupu1.1, whole genome shotgun sequence genomic stretch:
- the LOC133796758 gene encoding probable serine/threonine-protein kinase At1g01540 produces the protein MSIYDAAFVNSELSKPTSIFGLRLWVVIGILVGSLIVITLFLLSICITSRHRTKHKSKSSTKPTSTMAAAIDVQTPVISKEIQEIVHHHPQPEIHVEIGKPDHRVVVFSDRASSGESRGTMMSGGDTTSFGSGNVGPEVSHLGWGRWYTLRELEAATNGLSPENVIGEGGYGIVYSGILGDGTRIAVKNLLNNRGQAEKEFKVEVEVIGRVRHKNLVRLLGYCVEGAYRMLVYEYVDNGNLDQWLHGDVGEVSPLTWEIRMNILLGTAKGLAYLHEGLEPKVVHRDVKSSNILIDRQWNAKVSDFGLAKLLCSDTSYVTTRVMGTFGYVAPEYACTGMLNEKSDIYSFGILIMELITGRNPVDYSRQQGEVNMVEWLKTMVGNRKSEQVVDPKLPEMPTSKALKRVLLVALKCVDPDATKRPKMGHVIHMLEADDLLFRDDRRTGRDIAQSNRDPQQESRAGAKIGDKQLGGETSDTTSEGDSGRIHHQPTRWR, from the exons ATGTCAATCTACGACGCTGCGTTTGTGAACTCCGAGCTCTCCAAGCCCACCTCCATATTCGGGCTCCGGCTCTGGGTCGTCATCGGAATCCTCGTGGGTTCACTCATAGTCATCACACTCTTCCTCCTCTCAATCTGCATCACTTCTCGCCATCGGACCAAGCACAAGTCCAAATCTTCGACCAAGCCCACCTCAACCATGGCCGCCGCCATTGATGTACAAACCCCAGTGATCTCCAAGGAGATACAGGAGATCGTTCACCACCATCCGCAGCCTGAAATCCATGTCGAAATCGGCAAACCCGACCACAGGGTCGTCGTGTTCTCGGATCGGGCATCCAGTGGGGAGAGCAGGGGAACGATGATGAGTGGAGGTGATACGACGTCGTTTGGAAGCGGTAACGTAGGTCCTGAGGTTTCGCATCTTGGGTGGGGAAGATGGTATACTCTGAGAGAGCTTGAAGCCGCCACCAATGGGTTGTCTCCGGAGAATGTGATTGGAGAAGGTGGGTATGGGATTGTCTACAGTGGTATTCTTGGCGATGGTACCAGAATCGCAGTCAAGAACCTCTTGAATAATAG GGGTCAAGCTGAGAAGGAATTTAAGGTGGAGGTTGAAGTAATTGGGCGTGTAAGACACAAAAACCTAGTGAGGTTACTTGGATACTGTGTTGAGGGTGCTTACAG AATGCTTGTGTATGAGTATGTTGACAATGGTAATCTGGATCAATGGCTCCATGGGGATGTCGGTGAAGTCAGTCCACTAACATGGGAGATCCGAATGAACATCTTACTGGGAACAGCAAAAGG TTTGGCCTATCTTCATGAGGGTCTTGAACCAAAGGTTGTCCACCGTGATGTGAAGTCTAGCAACATACTAATTGATCGACAATGGAATGCTAAGGTGTCCGATTTCGGTCTTGCAAAGCTCTTGTGTTCCGATACAAGCTATGTCACAACTCGTGTTATGGGAACTTTTGG TTATGTTGCACCAGAATATGCCTGCACTGGAATGCTGAATGAGAAGAGCGATATTTATAGCTTTGGAATTCTCATCATGGAGCTAATTACTGGAAGAAACCCCGTTGATTATAGTCGACAGCAAGGGGAG GTGAATATGGTTGAATGGTTGAAAACTATGGTCGGGAATCGAAAATCTGAGCAAGTAGTTGATCCCAAGTTGCCTGAGATGCCAACTTCCAAAGCACTCAAACGTGTTCTTCTTGTTGCCCTTAAATGTGTTGATCCTGATGCAACAAAAAGGCCAAAGATGGGACATGTTATCCACATGCTTGAGGCAGATGACTTGCTCTTTCGAGAT GATCGCCGTACTGGGAGAGATATTGCTCAATCAAATCGCGATCCCCAACAAGAAAGTCGTGCTGGTGCTAAGATAGGTGATAAGCAATTGGGTGGAGAGACTTCTGATACAACAAGTGAAGGTGATAGTGGCAGGATTCATCACCAGCCAACAAGGTGGAGATAA